One segment of Haemophilus influenzae DNA contains the following:
- the glpE gene encoding thiosulfate sulfurtransferase GlpE: MSFKEIIPQKAWEMMQQGAILVDIRDNMRFAYSHPKGAFHLTNQSFLQFEELADFDSPIIVSCYHGVSSRNVATFLVEQGYENVFSMIGGFDGWCRAELPIDTAY; the protein is encoded by the coding sequence ATGTCATTTAAAGAAATAATCCCACAGAAAGCTTGGGAAATGATGCAACAAGGCGCGATATTAGTCGATATTCGAGATAATATGCGCTTTGCTTATTCACATCCTAAAGGTGCTTTTCATTTAACCAACCAAAGTTTTTTGCAATTTGAAGAACTAGCAGATTTTGACTCGCCTATTATTGTGAGTTGTTATCACGGCGTGAGTAGTCGCAATGTAGCGACTTTTCTCGTGGAACAAGGCTATGAAAATGTATTTAGTATGATTGGCGGATTTGATGGATGGTGCAGAGCAGAATTGCCGATTGATACCGCTTACTAA
- the rarD gene encoding EamA family transporter RarD produces the protein MFKGILVSLLASFLFGYMYYFSTLLKPLSGTDIFGYRMIFTFPFVLLSVTLFKQKAALIERLKRIQKRPYLALSYLLCGLLMGFQMWLFLWAPNNGSSLSVSSGYLLLPIVMVAAGRVFFKERISTFKFIAVIIATLGVISNIVLKGGLSWEAIVICLGYTAYFSIRKALKNTDLASFCLEMLSLIPVSIYFAMQTDFSVVEQSNPNIWGLLVLLGLISGTALIAYVIASNMLPMNLLGLLGYVETIMMLCVSFLIGEQIDSESYPLFICLVIAMILVMIDGVYKQHAKRSL, from the coding sequence ATGTTTAAAGGTATTCTCGTTTCATTATTAGCCTCTTTTCTATTTGGCTATATGTATTATTTTTCTACGTTACTCAAACCTTTGAGTGGTACAGATATTTTCGGTTATCGGATGATATTTACTTTTCCTTTTGTCCTGTTGTCCGTCACATTATTTAAACAAAAAGCGGCTTTAATTGAACGTTTAAAACGCATTCAAAAACGACCGTACTTAGCATTGTCGTATTTACTTTGCGGATTATTAATGGGTTTTCAAATGTGGCTTTTTCTTTGGGCACCGAATAATGGCAGTTCATTAAGTGTATCTTCTGGTTATCTACTTTTACCAATTGTAATGGTGGCAGCAGGTCGCGTGTTTTTTAAAGAACGCATTTCAACATTCAAATTTATTGCAGTTATCATTGCAACATTAGGCGTAATTTCTAATATTGTGTTAAAAGGCGGTCTTTCTTGGGAAGCCATTGTTATCTGTTTAGGTTACACCGCGTATTTTTCTATCCGAAAAGCGTTAAAAAATACCGATCTTGCTTCCTTTTGTTTAGAAATGTTAAGCCTTATTCCTGTCAGTATTTATTTTGCGATGCAAACAGATTTCTCAGTGGTCGAACAAAGTAATCCTAATATTTGGGGGCTGCTTGTATTACTAGGATTAATCAGCGGTACTGCGTTAATTGCCTATGTAATAGCCAGTAATATGCTTCCTATGAATTTACTCGGTCTGCTTGGTTATGTTGAAACTATTATGATGCTATGCGTATCATTTTTGATCGGAGAACAAATTGATAGCGAAAGCTACCCACTTTTTATTTGTTTAGTCATCGCGATGATTCTTGTTATGATTGATGGCGTGTACAAACAACACGCAAAAAGAAGTTTATAA
- the ilvY gene encoding HTH-type transcriptional activator IlvY — protein sequence MEFTDLQIFIHLSDTKNFAKTATQNHMSPSTLSRQIQRLEDELGKTLFIRDNRQVKLTEYGEKFLQFAKTEWQNWQQFKQQLKDESDELCGEIKLFCSVTASYSHLPHVLKQFRQRYPKVEIQLTTGDPALALELIQAQQVDLALAGKPNNLPSSVVFHKIDDISLSLIAPRVACLATQLLQEKPIDWQQMPFIFPVEGHARQRIEQWLREKQIKHPKIYATVAGHEGIVPMVGLGFGLAMLPDAVIDSSPMNNQISKLNLDKPIEPFELGICTQKRNLEQPLVRAFWAMLE from the coding sequence ATGGAATTTACCGACCTACAAATATTCATCCACCTCAGTGATACAAAAAACTTCGCCAAAACTGCCACCCAAAACCACATGTCTCCCTCTACGCTTTCCCGTCAAATTCAACGATTGGAAGACGAGTTAGGGAAGACACTTTTTATTCGTGATAATCGTCAAGTCAAACTTACTGAATATGGCGAGAAATTTTTGCAATTTGCTAAAACAGAATGGCAAAACTGGCAACAATTTAAACAACAACTGAAAGATGAATCCGATGAACTTTGCGGTGAAATTAAACTTTTTTGTTCTGTAACCGCATCTTATAGCCATCTTCCGCACGTACTTAAACAGTTTCGCCAGCGTTATCCTAAAGTGGAAATTCAACTGACTACGGGCGATCCAGCGTTAGCACTAGAATTAATTCAAGCACAACAAGTCGATCTCGCGCTTGCGGGGAAACCAAATAATCTGCCCTCTAGTGTAGTGTTTCATAAAATAGATGATATTAGTTTGTCCCTAATTGCCCCACGGGTGGCTTGTTTGGCGACACAATTACTGCAAGAAAAACCTATTGATTGGCAGCAAATGCCTTTTATTTTCCCTGTTGAAGGACACGCTCGGCAGCGGATTGAACAATGGCTACGAGAGAAACAAATAAAACATCCGAAAATTTATGCAACTGTTGCGGGGCACGAAGGAATTGTGCCGATGGTGGGATTAGGATTTGGATTAGCAATGTTACCTGATGCAGTAATTGACAGCAGCCCAATGAATAACCAAATTTCCAAACTTAATCTTGATAAGCCTATTGAGCCTTTTGAATTAGGTATTTGCACCCAAAAAAGAAATCTCGAACAGCCCCTAGTCCGTGCATTTTGGGCGATGTTAGAATAG
- the ilvC gene encoding ketol-acid reductoisomerase, with protein MANYFNTLNLRQKLDQLGRCRFMDREEFADEANFLKGKKIVIVGCGAQGLNQGLNMRDSGLDISYALRPEAIAEKRASFQRATENGFKVGTYEELIPTADLVVNLTPDKQHSKVVADVMPLMKKDSAFGYSHGFNIVEVGEEIRKDITVVMVAPKCPGTEVREEYKRGFGVPTLIAVHPENDPKGEGMAIAKAWAAATGGHKAGVLESSFVAEVKSDLMGEQTILCGMLQAGSIVCYDKLVADGKDPAYAGKLIQYGWETITEALKQGGITLMMDRLSNSAKLRAFELAEQIKESLGFLYYKHMDDIISGHFSATMMADWANGDKDLFAWREATGKTAFENAPKYDGKISEQEYFDNGVLMIAMVKAGVELAFEAMVASGIYEESAYYESLHELPLIANTIARKRLYEMNVVISDTAEYGNYLFSNVATPILAKEIIPNLQKGDLGEPTPAVEVDNITLRDVNDAIRNHPVELIGQELRGYMTDMKRIAVAG; from the coding sequence ATGGCTAACTATTTCAACACATTAAATTTACGTCAAAAATTAGACCAATTAGGTCGTTGTCGTTTTATGGATCGCGAAGAATTTGCAGATGAAGCAAACTTCTTAAAAGGCAAAAAAATCGTTATCGTGGGCTGTGGTGCGCAAGGTTTAAACCAAGGTTTGAATATGCGTGATTCTGGCTTAGATATTAGCTATGCCTTACGCCCTGAAGCGATTGCAGAAAAACGTGCATCGTTCCAACGCGCAACCGAAAATGGTTTTAAAGTGGGTACTTATGAAGAATTAATTCCAACTGCAGATTTAGTCGTAAACTTAACACCAGACAAACAACACTCTAAAGTAGTTGCTGATGTGATGCCTTTAATGAAAAAAGACTCTGCATTTGGTTATTCACACGGTTTCAACATTGTTGAAGTTGGCGAAGAAATCCGTAAAGATATTACGGTTGTGATGGTTGCGCCAAAATGTCCAGGTACTGAAGTGCGTGAAGAATACAAACGTGGTTTCGGTGTGCCAACATTAATCGCGGTTCACCCTGAAAATGACCCGAAAGGCGAAGGCATGGCGATCGCAAAAGCATGGGCTGCTGCAACTGGCGGTCATAAAGCAGGTGTTTTAGAATCTTCATTCGTGGCAGAAGTAAAATCTGACTTAATGGGTGAGCAAACTATCCTTTGCGGTATGTTACAAGCAGGTTCTATCGTATGTTATGACAAATTAGTGGCAGACGGTAAAGATCCAGCATACGCAGGTAAATTAATCCAATACGGTTGGGAAACCATTACCGAGGCATTAAAACAAGGCGGTATCACATTAATGATGGATCGCTTGTCAAACAGTGCAAAATTACGTGCATTTGAACTAGCTGAACAAATCAAAGAAAGCCTTGGTTTTTTATATTACAAACACATGGATGACATCATTAGCGGTCACTTCTCTGCAACAATGATGGCTGACTGGGCAAATGGCGACAAAGATTTATTCGCATGGCGTGAAGCAACAGGTAAAACAGCCTTTGAAAATGCACCAAAATATGATGGCAAAATTAGCGAACAAGAATATTTTGATAACGGCGTATTAATGATCGCAATGGTTAAAGCTGGCGTAGAATTAGCTTTTGAAGCAATGGTTGCAAGCGGTATTTATGAAGAATCAGCTTACTACGAATCACTTCACGAATTACCATTAATTGCAAATACTATTGCTCGTAAACGCTTATACGAAATGAACGTGGTAATTTCTGATACCGCAGAATATGGTAACTACTTATTCTCTAACGTAGCGACCCCAATTCTTGCAAAAGAAATTATCCCTAACCTTCAAAAAGGCGATTTGGGCGAGCCAACTCCAGCAGTGGAAGTCGATAACATTACCTTACGTGATGTAAACGATGCAATTCGCAACCACCCTGTTGAATTAATCGGTCAAGAATTACGTGGTTATATGACAGATATGAAACGTATCGCAGTTGCAGGTTAA
- the glpC gene encoding anaerobic glycerol-3-phosphate dehydrogenase subunit GlpC, which translates to MDNNIQRLIDSAKQSLNSPESHKYIDESFESCIKCTACTAVCPVSRNNPLYPGPKQSGPDGERLRLKSAELYDEALKYCTNCKRCEVACPSDVKIGDLIVRARNNHLAQSKKPLMNKLRDAILSNTDVMGKINTPLAPIVNTITGLKATKFMLEKTLKISKERTLPKYAFGTFRSWYMKNALQDQQKFERKVAYFHGCYVNYNNPQLGKEFLKVFNAMNIGVMLLEKEKCCGLPLMVNGFPNRARNIAQFNTDYIGKMVDENGIDVISEASSCSLNLRDEYHHILGIDNAKVRPHIHMVTPFLYQLFKEGKTLPLKPLKLRVAYHTACHVDKAGWAPYTLEVLKKIPGLEIIMLPSQCCGIAGTYGFKSENYEISQSIGKNLFDNINEGGFDYVISECQTCKWQIDMSSNVTCIHPLTLLCMSMDA; encoded by the coding sequence ATGGATAATAATATTCAACGACTCATTGATAGTGCAAAACAATCCCTTAATTCGCCTGAAAGCCATAAATATATCGACGAAAGTTTTGAAAGCTGTATTAAATGTACGGCTTGTACTGCTGTTTGTCCGGTTTCACGCAACAATCCGCTTTATCCTGGTCCAAAACAATCAGGGCCTGATGGCGAGCGTTTACGCTTAAAATCAGCAGAACTTTATGATGAAGCACTTAAATATTGCACCAACTGTAAACGTTGTGAAGTGGCGTGTCCGTCTGATGTGAAAATTGGCGATTTAATTGTACGTGCGCGTAATAATCACTTAGCGCAGTCTAAAAAACCGTTAATGAATAAATTGCGTGATGCGATTTTAAGTAACACAGATGTCATGGGAAAAATCAATACGCCATTAGCGCCGATTGTAAACACCATTACGGGTCTGAAAGCCACCAAATTTATGTTGGAAAAAACGCTTAAAATCAGTAAAGAACGTACTTTACCTAAATATGCGTTTGGTACGTTCCGTAGCTGGTATATGAAAAATGCGTTACAAGACCAACAAAAATTTGAGCGAAAAGTAGCATATTTCCACGGTTGTTATGTTAATTATAATAATCCACAGCTTGGCAAAGAATTTCTTAAAGTGTTCAATGCAATGAACATTGGGGTAATGTTATTAGAAAAAGAAAAATGCTGTGGTTTACCATTAATGGTAAACGGTTTTCCTAATCGCGCTCGTAACATTGCACAATTTAATACCGATTATATTGGAAAAATGGTAGATGAAAATGGAATAGATGTGATTAGTGAGGCATCAAGTTGCTCTCTTAATTTACGCGACGAATACCATCATATTTTAGGTATCGACAACGCCAAAGTCCGTCCGCATATCCATATGGTAACCCCATTTTTATATCAGCTTTTCAAAGAAGGTAAAACATTACCGTTAAAACCACTTAAACTTCGAGTGGCTTATCACACCGCTTGTCACGTAGATAAGGCGGGTTGGGCACCTTATACTTTGGAAGTGTTGAAAAAAATTCCGGGTTTAGAAATCATTATGTTACCTAGCCAATGCTGTGGTATTGCGGGGACTTACGGTTTTAAATCAGAAAACTATGAAATTTCACAATCTATTGGTAAAAATCTATTCGATAATATTAACGAGGGTGGATTTGATTACGTTATATCTGAATGTCAAACCTGTAAATGGCAAATTGATATGTCATCTAACGTGACCTGTATTCATCCATTAACTTTACTTTGTATGTCGATGGATGCTTAA
- the glpB gene encoding glycerol-3-phosphate dehydrogenase subunit GlpB, producing MNFDVAIIGGGLAGLTCGIALQQRGKRCVIINNGQAAIDFASGSLDLLSRMPSTTYGENRTVENLKENITALRNELPAHPYSLLGAEKVLAKAQDFERLANELNLDLIGSTEKNHWRVTGLGSLRGAWLSPNSVPTVQGNEPFPHKRIAVLGIEGYHDFQPQLLAANLVLNPQFEHCEVTSGFLNIPQLDELRKNAREFRSVNISQLLEHKLAFKDLVKEIIESSQGAEAVFLPACFGLENQEFMTALRDATKLALFELPTLPPSLLGMRQRIQLRHKFESLGGLMINGDSALNATFEGNKVRCINTRLLEDEEITADNFVLASGSFFSKGLISEFDKIYEPVFESDIIGVEGFNQKDRFTWTVHRFAHPQPYQSAGVAINAQCQVQKCGQFLTNLYAVGNVIGGFNALGLGCGSGVAVVTALAVADEILAK from the coding sequence ATGAATTTTGATGTAGCCATTATTGGCGGTGGTTTGGCGGGTTTAACCTGTGGCATCGCCCTTCAACAACGCGGTAAACGTTGCGTGATTATCAACAACGGTCAAGCAGCCATTGATTTTGCATCTGGCTCTTTAGATTTATTAAGCCGTATGCCATCAACGACATATGGGGAAAATCGCACGGTAGAAAATTTAAAAGAAAATATTACCGCACTTCGCAATGAATTACCTGCTCATCCTTATAGTTTATTGGGTGCAGAGAAAGTGCTTGCTAAAGCACAAGATTTTGAACGTTTAGCCAATGAATTAAATCTTGATTTAATTGGTTCTACGGAAAAAAATCACTGGCGTGTAACAGGCTTAGGTAGTTTACGCGGTGCGTGGCTTTCGCCAAATAGCGTGCCAACTGTGCAAGGCAATGAACCTTTTCCGCATAAACGTATTGCAGTGCTTGGTATTGAAGGTTATCACGATTTTCAGCCACAACTTTTAGCGGCAAATTTGGTGTTAAATCCACAATTTGAGCATTGTGAAGTAACAAGTGGTTTCTTGAATATTCCACAATTAGACGAGCTTCGTAAAAATGCCCGAGAATTCCGTAGTGTGAATATCTCTCAACTTCTAGAACACAAACTCGCTTTTAAAGATTTAGTGAAAGAAATCATAGAATCATCGCAAGGTGCAGAAGCGGTATTTTTACCTGCTTGCTTTGGTTTAGAAAACCAAGAATTTATGACCGCACTTCGTGATGCAACTAAACTTGCATTATTTGAATTACCAACGTTGCCCCCATCATTGCTCGGTATGCGCCAACGTATTCAATTACGTCATAAATTTGAATCCCTTGGTGGTTTAATGATTAATGGCGACAGTGCATTGAATGCAACATTTGAAGGAAATAAAGTACGTTGTATCAATACTCGTTTACTCGAAGATGAAGAAATCACTGCAGATAATTTTGTATTGGCTTCAGGAAGTTTCTTCAGCAAAGGGCTTATTTCCGAATTTGATAAGATTTATGAACCTGTTTTTGAATCCGATATTATCGGTGTTGAAGGTTTTAACCAGAAAGATCGTTTCACTTGGACTGTTCATCGCTTTGCGCATCCACAACCTTATCAATCAGCAGGCGTAGCAATTAATGCTCAATGCCAAGTGCAAAAGTGCGGTCAATTTTTAACGAATTTATATGCCGTCGGTAATGTGATTGGTGGTTTTAATGCCCTTGGACTTGGTTGTGGTTCGGGTGTGGCTGTTGTAACTGCCTTGGCAGTGGCAGATGAAATCTTAGCGAAATAA
- the glpA gene encoding anaerobic glycerol-3-phosphate dehydrogenase subunit A, translating to MGLSPSIYKDVGDLSSLSTDVIIIGGGATGAGIARDCALRGIDCILLERRDIATGATGRNHGLLHSGARYAVNDQESAEECIKENRILRKIARHCVDETEGLFITLPEDSLDYQKTFLESCAKSGIDAQAIDPELAKIMEPSVNPDLVGAVVVPDGSIDPFRLTASNMMDATENGAKMFTYCEVKNLIREGGKVIGVNVYDHKNRRERQFFAPLVVNASGIWGQGIAEYADLKIKMFPAKGALLVMGHRINKLVINRCRKPADADILVPGDTICVIGTTSSRIPYDQIDNMEVTPEEVDILFREGEKLAPSLRHTRVLRAYAGVRPLVASDDDPSGRNVSRGIVLLDHAERDGLDGFITITGGKLMTYRLMAELATDLVCKKLNKTARCVTAEQPLPGSTESRQETNQKVISLPSTIRYSAVYRHGSRATRLLEKERLDRSMVCECEAVTAGEVRYAVDELDVNNLVDLRRRSRVGMGTCQAELCACRAAGLMNRFEVATPRQSTTQLSAFMEERWRGIEPIAWGEAIREAEFTSWMYGSVLGLNDVKPLDEQTQQGTDSNEF from the coding sequence ATGGGATTATCGCCTAGTATCTATAAAGATGTTGGAGATCTTTCGTCACTTAGCACTGATGTGATCATTATCGGTGGTGGCGCAACAGGAGCAGGTATTGCGCGCGATTGCGCACTTCGTGGCATTGATTGTATTTTATTGGAACGTCGAGATATTGCGACAGGCGCCACAGGACGTAACCACGGATTATTACACAGTGGTGCGCGTTATGCCGTGAACGACCAAGAATCTGCTGAAGAATGTATTAAAGAAAACCGCATTTTGCGTAAAATTGCGCGTCATTGCGTAGATGAAACAGAAGGCTTATTTATCACTTTGCCTGAAGATTCCCTCGACTATCAAAAAACCTTCCTTGAGAGCTGTGCAAAATCTGGAATTGATGCGCAAGCCATTGATCCTGAACTAGCTAAAATTATGGAACCTTCAGTAAACCCTGATTTAGTGGGCGCTGTTGTTGTGCCAGATGGTTCTATTGACCCATTCCGTTTAACCGCCTCTAATATGATGGACGCCACAGAAAACGGCGCAAAAATGTTCACTTATTGCGAAGTAAAAAATTTGATTCGTGAAGGTGGAAAAGTGATTGGCGTAAATGTGTACGATCATAAAAATCGCAGAGAACGCCAATTTTTTGCACCGCTTGTTGTAAATGCTAGTGGTATTTGGGGACAAGGGATTGCGGAATATGCCGATCTCAAAATTAAAATGTTCCCTGCAAAAGGCGCATTGCTCGTAATGGGCCATCGCATTAATAAACTTGTGATTAACCGCTGCCGTAAACCTGCTGATGCGGATATTCTCGTACCTGGCGATACAATTTGTGTTATAGGAACAACATCTAGCCGCATTCCTTATGATCAAATTGATAATATGGAAGTAACGCCAGAGGAAGTGGATATTCTTTTCCGTGAAGGAGAAAAACTTGCGCCTAGTTTGCGTCATACTCGCGTATTACGTGCTTATGCTGGGGTGCGACCATTAGTTGCGAGTGATGATGATCCATCAGGTCGTAATGTGAGCCGTGGTATTGTGCTACTTGACCACGCAGAACGTGATGGCTTAGATGGCTTTATTACTATCACTGGCGGTAAGTTAATGACTTATCGTTTAATGGCTGAATTGGCAACTGACCTTGTTTGTAAAAAACTCAATAAAACGGCTCGTTGTGTAACAGCGGAGCAACCTTTGCCAGGCTCTACTGAAAGCCGCCAAGAGACCAATCAAAAAGTTATTTCATTACCAAGTACTATTCGTTATTCTGCTGTGTATCGTCATGGTTCACGTGCTACTCGTTTGCTTGAAAAAGAACGTTTAGATCGTTCAATGGTTTGCGAATGCGAAGCGGTGACAGCGGGGGAAGTTCGTTACGCTGTTGATGAACTGGATGTAAATAATCTCGTCGATTTACGTCGTCGCTCCCGAGTTGGAATGGGAACTTGTCAAGCTGAACTCTGTGCTTGTCGTGCTGCAGGCTTAATGAACCGTTTTGAAGTGGCAACACCACGTCAATCAACTACTCAACTTTCCGCCTTTATGGAAGAACGCTGGCGTGGTATTGAACCGATTGCTTGGGGGGAAGCTATTCGCGAAGCCGAATTTACCTCTTGGATGTATGGTAGTGTATTAGGTTTAAATGATGTGAAACCGCTTGATGAACAAACACAACAAGGGACGGATAGCAATGAATTTTGA
- the glpT gene encoding glycerol-3-phosphate transporter, with product MFGPFKPAPHIAELPAEKIDSTYKRLRWQVFAGIFFGYAAYYFVRANFDLAQPGLIQAGLYSKAELGVIGSAAGLAYGLSKFVMASMSDRSNPRVFLPFGLLLSGLCMTLMGLFPWATSGIAIMWAMIFLNGWFQGMGWPPCGRTMVHWWSKSERGTIVSIWNTAHNIGGMVPGAMVLLASAIFFSTHGIEAQAKDIWQQSLYYPGIAAMICAIPVYFVMRDTPQSCGLPSIEKWRNDYPDDYNEKTYENDLTAKEIFVTYVLKNKLLWYIAIANVFVYLIRYGVLKWSPVYLSEVKHFNIKGTAWAYTIYELAAVPGTLLCGWVSDKVFKGKRGLTGFIFMILTTAAVVAYWMNPATPEAELANYSTWYQNPYQLTDFVLMTLIGFLIYGPVMLIGLHALELAPKKAAGTAAGFTGLFGYLGGTVSASAVIGWAAQHYGWDGGFYVMIGGGVLAVLLLLIVMVEEGKHKAKLGDTYGTK from the coding sequence ATGTTTGGACCATTCAAACCCGCTCCGCATATTGCGGAACTTCCAGCGGAAAAAATTGATTCCACGTATAAACGCTTACGTTGGCAAGTGTTTGCAGGGATCTTCTTCGGTTATGCTGCATATTATTTTGTGCGTGCAAACTTTGACTTAGCACAACCAGGTTTAATTCAAGCTGGCTTGTACTCAAAAGCGGAACTAGGTGTTATCGGCTCAGCGGCTGGTCTTGCTTACGGTTTATCAAAATTCGTTATGGCAAGTATGTCTGACCGTTCTAACCCTCGTGTATTCTTACCATTTGGTTTATTGCTCTCTGGTTTATGTATGACCTTAATGGGTCTATTCCCATGGGCAACCTCTGGCATCGCTATCATGTGGGCGATGATCTTCTTAAATGGTTGGTTCCAAGGTATGGGTTGGCCTCCATGTGGTCGTACTATGGTGCATTGGTGGTCTAAATCTGAACGCGGTACTATCGTGTCAATTTGGAATACGGCGCACAATATCGGTGGTATGGTGCCGGGTGCGATGGTGCTATTAGCAAGTGCAATTTTCTTCAGCACTCACGGTATTGAAGCACAAGCAAAAGACATCTGGCAACAATCTTTATACTACCCTGGTATTGCAGCAATGATCTGTGCAATTCCTGTGTACTTCGTGATGCGTGATACTCCACAATCTTGTGGTTTACCATCAATCGAAAAATGGCGTAATGACTACCCAGATGACTATAACGAAAAAACTTACGAAAACGATTTAACTGCAAAAGAAATCTTCGTAACTTATGTATTAAAAAACAAATTGTTATGGTATATCGCGATTGCTAACGTGTTCGTCTATTTAATCCGCTACGGTGTATTAAAATGGTCTCCGGTTTACTTAAGTGAAGTAAAACACTTCAACATCAAAGGTACCGCATGGGCATACACAATCTATGAATTAGCAGCGGTTCCAGGTACGTTATTATGTGGTTGGGTATCAGATAAAGTATTCAAAGGTAAACGTGGTTTAACTGGTTTCATCTTCATGATCTTAACCACTGCAGCAGTTGTTGCATACTGGATGAATCCTGCGACACCAGAAGCTGAATTAGCGAACTACAGCACATGGTATCAAAACCCATACCAATTAACTGACTTCGTATTAATGACTTTAATCGGTTTCTTAATCTATGGTCCTGTAATGTTAATCGGTTTACATGCGCTTGAGTTAGCACCGAAAAAAGCAGCAGGTACTGCAGCAGGTTTCACCGGTTTATTCGGTTACTTAGGTGGTACAGTTTCTGCATCAGCAGTTATCGGTTGGGCTGCTCAACATTATGGATGGGACGGTGGTTTCTACGTAATGATCGGCGGTGGCGTATTAGCGGTGTTATTACTCTTAATCGTAATGGTTGAAGAAGGAAAACACAAAGCGAAATTAGGCGATACTTACGGTACTAAATAA
- the glpQ gene encoding glycerophosphodiester phosphodiesterase — MKLKTLALSLLATGVLAGCSSHSSSMANTQMKSDKIIIAHRGASGYLPEHTLESKALAFAQHADYLEQDLAMTKDGRLVVIHDHFLDGLTDVAKKFPHRHRKDGRYYVIDFTLKEIQSLEMTENFETKDGKQTQVYPNRFPLWQSHFRIHTFEDEIEFIQGLEKSTGKKVGIYPEIKAPWFHHQNGKDIAAETLKVLKKYGYDKKTDMVYLQTFDFNELKRIKTELLPQMGMDLKLVQLIAYTDWKETQEKDSKGYWVNYNYDWMFKPGAMAEVVKYADGVGPGWYMLVNKEESKPDNIVYTPLVKELAQYNVEVHPYTVRKDALPAFFTDVNQMYDALLNKSGATGVFTDFPDTGVEFLKGIK; from the coding sequence ATGAAACTTAAAACTTTAGCCCTTTCTTTATTAGCAACCGGCGTACTTGCAGGTTGTAGCAGCCATTCATCAAGCATGGCAAATACCCAAATGAAATCTGACAAAATCATCATTGCTCATCGTGGTGCTAGCGGTTATTTACCAGAGCATACGTTAGAATCTAAAGCACTTGCGTTTGCACAGCACGCTGATTACTTAGAGCAAGATTTAGCAATGACTAAGGATGGTCGTTTAGTGGTTATTCACGATCACTTTTTAGATGGCTTGACTGATGTTGCGAAAAAATTCCCACATCGTCACCGTAAAGATGGTCGTTACTATGTCATCGACTTTACCTTAAAAGAAATTCAAAGTTTAGAAATGACAGAAAACTTTGAAACCAAAGATGGCAAACAGACACAAGTTTATCCTAATCGTTTCCCCCTTTGGCAATCCCATTTCCGTATTCACACCTTTGAAGATGAAATTGAATTTATTCAAGGTTTAGAAAAATCGACGGGCAAAAAAGTAGGGATTTATCCAGAAATCAAAGCACCTTGGTTCCACCATCAAAATGGCAAAGATATTGCTGCTGAAACGCTCAAAGTGTTAAAAAAATATGGCTATGATAAGAAAACCGATATGGTTTACTTACAAACTTTCGATTTTAATGAATTAAAACGTATCAAAACGGAATTACTTCCACAAATGGGTATGGATTTGAAATTAGTTCAATTAATTGCTTATACAGATTGGAAAGAAACACAAGAAAAAGATTCAAAGGGTTATTGGGTAAACTATAATTACGATTGGATGTTTAAACCTGGTGCAATGGCAGAAGTGGTTAAATATGCCGATGGTGTTGGCCCAGGTTGGTATATGTTAGTTAATAAAGAAGAATCCAAACCTGATAATATTGTGTACACTCCGTTGGTAAAAGAACTTGCACAATATAATGTGGAAGTGCATCCTTACACCGTGCGTAAAGATGCACTACCTGCGTTTTTCACAGACGTAAATCAAATGTATGATGCCTTATTGAATAAATCAGGGGCAACAGGTGTATTTACTGATTTCCCAGATACTGGCGTGGAATTCTTAAAAGGAATAAAATAA